A stretch of Bos taurus isolate L1 Dominette 01449 registration number 42190680 breed Hereford chromosome 5, ARS-UCD2.0, whole genome shotgun sequence DNA encodes these proteins:
- the PCBP2 gene encoding poly(rC)-binding protein 2 isoform X9: MDTGVIEGGLNVTLTIRLLMHGKEVGSIIGKKGESVKKMREESGARINISEGNCPERIITLAGPTNAIFKAFAMIIDKLEEDISSSMTNSTAASRPPVTLRLVVPASQCGSLIGKGGCKIKEIRESTGAQVQVAGDMLPNSTERAITIAGIPQSIIECVKQICVVMLESPPKGVTIPYRPKPSSSPVIFAGGQDRYSTGSDSASFPHTTPSMCLNPDLEGPPLEAYTIQGQYAIPQPDLTKLHQLAMQQSHFPMTHGNTGFSGLDASAQTTSHELTIPNDLIGCIIGRQGAKINEIRQMSGAQIKIANPVEGSTDRQVTITGSAASISLAQYLINVSLENAKPSSQAASVTIPDHLSINLSQPSTPSSSSSSSTTTPSLATAGTSDAPSSLPNPLPTAPCVSSLLGMKPIPLLALNVVSAAKGTGASATTTTTSAVPCVTNKLKGEKQRFSPY, encoded by the exons ATGGACACCGGAGTGATTGAAGGTGGATTAAATGTCACTCTCACCATCCGGCTACTTATGCATGGAAAG GAAGTTGGCAGTATCATCGGAAAG AAAGGAGAATCAGTTAAGAAGATGCGCGAGGAG AGTGGTGCACGTATAAACATCTCAGAAGGGAATTGTCCTGAAAGGATTATCACTTTGGCTGGACCCACTAATGCCATCTTCAAAGCCTTTGCTATGATCATTGATAAACTGGAAGAG GACATCAGCAGCTCTATGACCAATAGCACAGCTGCCAGTAGACCCCCAGTCACCCTGAGGCTGGTGGTCCCTGCTAGTCAGTGTGGCTCTCTCATTGGGAAAGGTGGTTGCAAGATCAAGGAAATACGAGAG AGTACAGGGGCTCAGGTCCAAGTGGCAGGGGATATGCTCCCCAACTCAACTGAGCGGGCCATCACTATTGCTGGCATTCCGCAATCCATCATTGAGTGTGTGAAACAGATCTGCGTGGTTATGTTGGAG TCCCCCCCGAAGGGCGTGACCATCCCGTACCGGCCCAAGCCGTCCAGTTCTCCGGTCATCTTTGCAGGTGGTCAG GACAGGTACAGCACAGGCAGCGACAGTGCGAGCTTTCCCCACACCACCCCGTCCATGTGCCTCAACCCTGACCTGGAGGGACCACCTCTAGAG GCCTATACCATTCAAGGACAGTATGCCATTCCACAGCCAGAT TTGACCAAGCTGCACCAGTTGGCAATGCAACAGTCTCATTTTCCCATGACGCATGGCAACACCGGATTCAGTG GTTTGGATGCATCTGCTCAGACTACTTCTCATGAACTCACCATTCCAAACGAT tTGATTGGCTGCATAATCGGGCGTCAAGGCGCCAAAATCAATGAGATCCGTCAGATGTCTGGGGCGCAGATCAAAATTGCGAACCCAGTGGAAGGATCTACTGATAGGCAGGTTACCATCACTGGATCTGCTGCCAGCATTAGCCTGGCTCAATATCTAATCAATGTCAG TTTAGAAAACGCTAAACCCTCCTCCCAGGCAGCCTCCGTCACGATCCCCGATCACCTCAGCATCAACCTCTCTCAACCCTCcaccccttcttcttcttcttcctcctccaccaccaccccctcgcTCGCCACAGCGGGGACCTCCGACGCACCCTCCAGCCTCCCCAACCCTCTTCCGACCGCCCCTTGTGTCTCCAGTCTGCTTGGCATGAAACCCATCCCTCTCCTGGCTCTAAATGTTGTGTCTGCTGCTAAGGGTACCGGGGCTTcagctaccaccaccaccacctctgctGTGCCATGTGTAACTAACAAACTGAAAGGCGAGAAACAGAGATTCTCTCCCTACTGA
- the PCBP2 gene encoding poly(rC)-binding protein 2 isoform X8: protein MDTGVIEGGLNVTLTIRLLMHGKEVGSIIGKKGESVKKMREESGARINISEGNCPERIITLAGPTNAIFKAFAMIIDKLEEDISSSMTNSTAASRPPVTLRLVVPASQCGSLIGKGGCKIKEIRESTGAQVQVAGDMLPNSTERAITIAGIPQSIIECVKQICVVMLESPPKGVTIPYRPKPSSSPVIFAGGQDRYSTGSDSASFPHTTPSMCLNPDLEGPPLEAYTIQGQYAIPQPDLTKLHQLAMQQSHFPMTHGNTGFSAGLDASAQTTSHELTIPNDLIGCIIGRQGAKINEIRQMSGAQIKIANPVEGSTDRQVTITGSAASISLAQYLINVSLENAKPSSQAASVTIPDHLSINLSQPSTPSSSSSSSTTTPSLATAGTSDAPSSLPNPLPTAPCVSSLLGMKPIPLLALNVVSAAKGTGASATTTTTSAVPCVTNKLKGEKQRFSPY, encoded by the exons ATGGACACCGGAGTGATTGAAGGTGGATTAAATGTCACTCTCACCATCCGGCTACTTATGCATGGAAAG GAAGTTGGCAGTATCATCGGAAAG AAAGGAGAATCAGTTAAGAAGATGCGCGAGGAG AGTGGTGCACGTATAAACATCTCAGAAGGGAATTGTCCTGAAAGGATTATCACTTTGGCTGGACCCACTAATGCCATCTTCAAAGCCTTTGCTATGATCATTGATAAACTGGAAGAG GACATCAGCAGCTCTATGACCAATAGCACAGCTGCCAGTAGACCCCCAGTCACCCTGAGGCTGGTGGTCCCTGCTAGTCAGTGTGGCTCTCTCATTGGGAAAGGTGGTTGCAAGATCAAGGAAATACGAGAG AGTACAGGGGCTCAGGTCCAAGTGGCAGGGGATATGCTCCCCAACTCAACTGAGCGGGCCATCACTATTGCTGGCATTCCGCAATCCATCATTGAGTGTGTGAAACAGATCTGCGTGGTTATGTTGGAG TCCCCCCCGAAGGGCGTGACCATCCCGTACCGGCCCAAGCCGTCCAGTTCTCCGGTCATCTTTGCAGGTGGTCAG GACAGGTACAGCACAGGCAGCGACAGTGCGAGCTTTCCCCACACCACCCCGTCCATGTGCCTCAACCCTGACCTGGAGGGACCACCTCTAGAG GCCTATACCATTCAAGGACAGTATGCCATTCCACAGCCAGAT TTGACCAAGCTGCACCAGTTGGCAATGCAACAGTCTCATTTTCCCATGACGCATGGCAACACCGGATTCAGTG CAGGTTTGGATGCATCTGCTCAGACTACTTCTCATGAACTCACCATTCCAAACGAT tTGATTGGCTGCATAATCGGGCGTCAAGGCGCCAAAATCAATGAGATCCGTCAGATGTCTGGGGCGCAGATCAAAATTGCGAACCCAGTGGAAGGATCTACTGATAGGCAGGTTACCATCACTGGATCTGCTGCCAGCATTAGCCTGGCTCAATATCTAATCAATGTCAG TTTAGAAAACGCTAAACCCTCCTCCCAGGCAGCCTCCGTCACGATCCCCGATCACCTCAGCATCAACCTCTCTCAACCCTCcaccccttcttcttcttcttcctcctccaccaccaccccctcgcTCGCCACAGCGGGGACCTCCGACGCACCCTCCAGCCTCCCCAACCCTCTTCCGACCGCCCCTTGTGTCTCCAGTCTGCTTGGCATGAAACCCATCCCTCTCCTGGCTCTAAATGTTGTGTCTGCTGCTAAGGGTACCGGGGCTTcagctaccaccaccaccacctctgctGTGCCATGTGTAACTAACAAACTGAAAGGCGAGAAACAGAGATTCTCTCCCTACTGA
- the PCBP2 gene encoding poly(rC)-binding protein 2 isoform X4, with amino-acid sequence MDTGVIEGGLNVTLTIRLLMHGKEVGSIIGKKGESVKKMREESGARINISEGNCPERIITLAGPTNAIFKAFAMIIDKLEEDISSSMTNSTAASRPPVTLRLVVPASQCGSLIGKGGCKIKEIRESTGAQVQVAGDMLPNSTERAITIAGIPQSIIECVKQICVVMLESPPKGVTIPYRPKPSSSPVIFAGGQDRYSTGSDSASFPHTTPSMCLNPDLEGPPLEAYTIQGQYAIPQPDLTKLHQLAMQQSHFPMTHGNTGFSGIESSSPEVKGYWGLDASAQTTSHELTIPNDLIGCIIGRQGAKINEIRQMSGAQIKIANPVEGSTDRQVTITGSAASISLAQYLINVSLENAKPSSQAASVTIPDHLSINLSQPSTPSSSSSSSTTTPSLATAGTSDAPSSLPNPLPTAPCVSSLLGMKPIPLLALNVVSAAKGTGASATTTTTSAVPCVTNKLKGEKQRFSPY; translated from the exons ATGGACACCGGAGTGATTGAAGGTGGATTAAATGTCACTCTCACCATCCGGCTACTTATGCATGGAAAG GAAGTTGGCAGTATCATCGGAAAG AAAGGAGAATCAGTTAAGAAGATGCGCGAGGAG AGTGGTGCACGTATAAACATCTCAGAAGGGAATTGTCCTGAAAGGATTATCACTTTGGCTGGACCCACTAATGCCATCTTCAAAGCCTTTGCTATGATCATTGATAAACTGGAAGAG GACATCAGCAGCTCTATGACCAATAGCACAGCTGCCAGTAGACCCCCAGTCACCCTGAGGCTGGTGGTCCCTGCTAGTCAGTGTGGCTCTCTCATTGGGAAAGGTGGTTGCAAGATCAAGGAAATACGAGAG AGTACAGGGGCTCAGGTCCAAGTGGCAGGGGATATGCTCCCCAACTCAACTGAGCGGGCCATCACTATTGCTGGCATTCCGCAATCCATCATTGAGTGTGTGAAACAGATCTGCGTGGTTATGTTGGAG TCCCCCCCGAAGGGCGTGACCATCCCGTACCGGCCCAAGCCGTCCAGTTCTCCGGTCATCTTTGCAGGTGGTCAG GACAGGTACAGCACAGGCAGCGACAGTGCGAGCTTTCCCCACACCACCCCGTCCATGTGCCTCAACCCTGACCTGGAGGGACCACCTCTAGAG GCCTATACCATTCAAGGACAGTATGCCATTCCACAGCCAGAT TTGACCAAGCTGCACCAGTTGGCAATGCAACAGTCTCATTTTCCCATGACGCATGGCAACACCGGATTCAGTG GCATTGAATCCAGCTCTCCAGAGGTGAAAGGCTATTGGg GTTTGGATGCATCTGCTCAGACTACTTCTCATGAACTCACCATTCCAAACGAT tTGATTGGCTGCATAATCGGGCGTCAAGGCGCCAAAATCAATGAGATCCGTCAGATGTCTGGGGCGCAGATCAAAATTGCGAACCCAGTGGAAGGATCTACTGATAGGCAGGTTACCATCACTGGATCTGCTGCCAGCATTAGCCTGGCTCAATATCTAATCAATGTCAG TTTAGAAAACGCTAAACCCTCCTCCCAGGCAGCCTCCGTCACGATCCCCGATCACCTCAGCATCAACCTCTCTCAACCCTCcaccccttcttcttcttcttcctcctccaccaccaccccctcgcTCGCCACAGCGGGGACCTCCGACGCACCCTCCAGCCTCCCCAACCCTCTTCCGACCGCCCCTTGTGTCTCCAGTCTGCTTGGCATGAAACCCATCCCTCTCCTGGCTCTAAATGTTGTGTCTGCTGCTAAGGGTACCGGGGCTTcagctaccaccaccaccacctctgctGTGCCATGTGTAACTAACAAACTGAAAGGCGAGAAACAGAGATTCTCTCCCTACTGA
- the PCBP2 gene encoding poly(rC)-binding protein 2 isoform X1 — MDTGVIEGGLNVTLTIRLLMHGKEVGSIIGKKGESVKKMREESGARINISEGNCPERIITLAGPTNAIFKAFAMIIDKLEEDISSSMTNSTAASRPPVTLRLVVPASQCGSLIGKGGCKIKEIRESTGAQVQVAGDMLPNSTERAITIAGIPQSIIECVKQICVVMLETLSQSPPKGVTIPYRPKPSSSPVIFAGGQDRYSTGSDSASFPHTTPSMCLNPDLEGPPLEAYTIQGQYAIPQPDLTKLHQLAMQQSHFPMTHGNTGFSGIESSSPEVKGYWAGLDASAQTTSHELTIPNDLIGCIIGRQGAKINEIRQMSGAQIKIANPVEGSTDRQVTITGSAASISLAQYLINVSLENAKPSSQAASVTIPDHLSINLSQPSTPSSSSSSSTTTPSLATAGTSDAPSSLPNPLPTAPCVSSLLGMKPIPLLALNVVSAAKGTGASATTTTTSAVPCVTNKLKGEKQRFSPY; from the exons ATGGACACCGGAGTGATTGAAGGTGGATTAAATGTCACTCTCACCATCCGGCTACTTATGCATGGAAAG GAAGTTGGCAGTATCATCGGAAAG AAAGGAGAATCAGTTAAGAAGATGCGCGAGGAG AGTGGTGCACGTATAAACATCTCAGAAGGGAATTGTCCTGAAAGGATTATCACTTTGGCTGGACCCACTAATGCCATCTTCAAAGCCTTTGCTATGATCATTGATAAACTGGAAGAG GACATCAGCAGCTCTATGACCAATAGCACAGCTGCCAGTAGACCCCCAGTCACCCTGAGGCTGGTGGTCCCTGCTAGTCAGTGTGGCTCTCTCATTGGGAAAGGTGGTTGCAAGATCAAGGAAATACGAGAG AGTACAGGGGCTCAGGTCCAAGTGGCAGGGGATATGCTCCCCAACTCAACTGAGCGGGCCATCACTATTGCTGGCATTCCGCAATCCATCATTGAGTGTGTGAAACAGATCTGCGTGGTTATGTTGGAG actcTCTCCCAGTCCCCCCCGAAGGGCGTGACCATCCCGTACCGGCCCAAGCCGTCCAGTTCTCCGGTCATCTTTGCAGGTGGTCAG GACAGGTACAGCACAGGCAGCGACAGTGCGAGCTTTCCCCACACCACCCCGTCCATGTGCCTCAACCCTGACCTGGAGGGACCACCTCTAGAG GCCTATACCATTCAAGGACAGTATGCCATTCCACAGCCAGAT TTGACCAAGCTGCACCAGTTGGCAATGCAACAGTCTCATTTTCCCATGACGCATGGCAACACCGGATTCAGTG GCATTGAATCCAGCTCTCCAGAGGTGAAAGGCTATTGGg CAGGTTTGGATGCATCTGCTCAGACTACTTCTCATGAACTCACCATTCCAAACGAT tTGATTGGCTGCATAATCGGGCGTCAAGGCGCCAAAATCAATGAGATCCGTCAGATGTCTGGGGCGCAGATCAAAATTGCGAACCCAGTGGAAGGATCTACTGATAGGCAGGTTACCATCACTGGATCTGCTGCCAGCATTAGCCTGGCTCAATATCTAATCAATGTCAG TTTAGAAAACGCTAAACCCTCCTCCCAGGCAGCCTCCGTCACGATCCCCGATCACCTCAGCATCAACCTCTCTCAACCCTCcaccccttcttcttcttcttcctcctccaccaccaccccctcgcTCGCCACAGCGGGGACCTCCGACGCACCCTCCAGCCTCCCCAACCCTCTTCCGACCGCCCCTTGTGTCTCCAGTCTGCTTGGCATGAAACCCATCCCTCTCCTGGCTCTAAATGTTGTGTCTGCTGCTAAGGGTACCGGGGCTTcagctaccaccaccaccacctctgctGTGCCATGTGTAACTAACAAACTGAAAGGCGAGAAACAGAGATTCTCTCCCTACTGA
- the PCBP2 gene encoding poly(rC)-binding protein 2 isoform X14 — MDTGVIEGGLNVTLTIRLLMHGKEVGSIIGKKGESVKKMREESGARINISEGNCPERIITLAGPTNAIFKAFAMIIDKLEEDISSSMTNSTAASRPPVTLRLVVPASQCGSLIGKGGCKIKEIRESTGAQVQVAGDMLPNSTERAITIAGIPQSIIECVKQICVVMLETLSQSPPKGVTIPYRPKPSSSPVIFAGGQLTKLHQLAMQQSHFPMTHGNTGFSGIESSSPEVKGYWAGLDASAQTTSHELTIPNDLIGCIIGRQGAKINEIRQMSGAQIKIANPVEGSTDRQVTITGSAASISLAQYLINVSLENAKPSSQAASVTIPDHLSINLSQPSTPSSSSSSSTTTPSLATAGTSDAPSSLPNPLPTAPCVSSLLGMKPIPLLALNVVSAAKGTGASATTTTTSAVPCVTNKLKGEKQRFSPY, encoded by the exons ATGGACACCGGAGTGATTGAAGGTGGATTAAATGTCACTCTCACCATCCGGCTACTTATGCATGGAAAG GAAGTTGGCAGTATCATCGGAAAG AAAGGAGAATCAGTTAAGAAGATGCGCGAGGAG AGTGGTGCACGTATAAACATCTCAGAAGGGAATTGTCCTGAAAGGATTATCACTTTGGCTGGACCCACTAATGCCATCTTCAAAGCCTTTGCTATGATCATTGATAAACTGGAAGAG GACATCAGCAGCTCTATGACCAATAGCACAGCTGCCAGTAGACCCCCAGTCACCCTGAGGCTGGTGGTCCCTGCTAGTCAGTGTGGCTCTCTCATTGGGAAAGGTGGTTGCAAGATCAAGGAAATACGAGAG AGTACAGGGGCTCAGGTCCAAGTGGCAGGGGATATGCTCCCCAACTCAACTGAGCGGGCCATCACTATTGCTGGCATTCCGCAATCCATCATTGAGTGTGTGAAACAGATCTGCGTGGTTATGTTGGAG actcTCTCCCAGTCCCCCCCGAAGGGCGTGACCATCCCGTACCGGCCCAAGCCGTCCAGTTCTCCGGTCATCTTTGCAGGTGGTCAG TTGACCAAGCTGCACCAGTTGGCAATGCAACAGTCTCATTTTCCCATGACGCATGGCAACACCGGATTCAGTG GCATTGAATCCAGCTCTCCAGAGGTGAAAGGCTATTGGg CAGGTTTGGATGCATCTGCTCAGACTACTTCTCATGAACTCACCATTCCAAACGAT tTGATTGGCTGCATAATCGGGCGTCAAGGCGCCAAAATCAATGAGATCCGTCAGATGTCTGGGGCGCAGATCAAAATTGCGAACCCAGTGGAAGGATCTACTGATAGGCAGGTTACCATCACTGGATCTGCTGCCAGCATTAGCCTGGCTCAATATCTAATCAATGTCAG TTTAGAAAACGCTAAACCCTCCTCCCAGGCAGCCTCCGTCACGATCCCCGATCACCTCAGCATCAACCTCTCTCAACCCTCcaccccttcttcttcttcttcctcctccaccaccaccccctcgcTCGCCACAGCGGGGACCTCCGACGCACCCTCCAGCCTCCCCAACCCTCTTCCGACCGCCCCTTGTGTCTCCAGTCTGCTTGGCATGAAACCCATCCCTCTCCTGGCTCTAAATGTTGTGTCTGCTGCTAAGGGTACCGGGGCTTcagctaccaccaccaccacctctgctGTGCCATGTGTAACTAACAAACTGAAAGGCGAGAAACAGAGATTCTCTCCCTACTGA
- the PCBP2 gene encoding poly(rC)-binding protein 2 isoform X11 has translation MDTGVIEGGLNVTLTIRLLMHGKEVGSIIGKKGESVKKMREESGARINISEGNCPERIITLAGPTNAIFKAFAMIIDKLEEDISSSMTNSTAASRPPVTLRLVVPASQCGSLIGKGGCKIKEIRESTGAQVQVAGDMLPNSTERAITIAGIPQSIIECVKQICVVMLETLSQSPPKGVTIPYRPKPSSSPVIFAGGQAYTIQGQYAIPQPDLTKLHQLAMQQSHFPMTHGNTGFSGIESSSPEVKGYWAGLDASAQTTSHELTIPNDLIGCIIGRQGAKINEIRQMSGAQIKIANPVEGSTDRQVTITGSAASISLAQYLINVSLENAKPSSQAASVTIPDHLSINLSQPSTPSSSSSSSTTTPSLATAGTSDAPSSLPNPLPTAPCVSSLLGMKPIPLLALNVVSAAKGTGASATTTTTSAVPCVTNKLKGEKQRFSPY, from the exons ATGGACACCGGAGTGATTGAAGGTGGATTAAATGTCACTCTCACCATCCGGCTACTTATGCATGGAAAG GAAGTTGGCAGTATCATCGGAAAG AAAGGAGAATCAGTTAAGAAGATGCGCGAGGAG AGTGGTGCACGTATAAACATCTCAGAAGGGAATTGTCCTGAAAGGATTATCACTTTGGCTGGACCCACTAATGCCATCTTCAAAGCCTTTGCTATGATCATTGATAAACTGGAAGAG GACATCAGCAGCTCTATGACCAATAGCACAGCTGCCAGTAGACCCCCAGTCACCCTGAGGCTGGTGGTCCCTGCTAGTCAGTGTGGCTCTCTCATTGGGAAAGGTGGTTGCAAGATCAAGGAAATACGAGAG AGTACAGGGGCTCAGGTCCAAGTGGCAGGGGATATGCTCCCCAACTCAACTGAGCGGGCCATCACTATTGCTGGCATTCCGCAATCCATCATTGAGTGTGTGAAACAGATCTGCGTGGTTATGTTGGAG actcTCTCCCAGTCCCCCCCGAAGGGCGTGACCATCCCGTACCGGCCCAAGCCGTCCAGTTCTCCGGTCATCTTTGCAGGTGGTCAG GCCTATACCATTCAAGGACAGTATGCCATTCCACAGCCAGAT TTGACCAAGCTGCACCAGTTGGCAATGCAACAGTCTCATTTTCCCATGACGCATGGCAACACCGGATTCAGTG GCATTGAATCCAGCTCTCCAGAGGTGAAAGGCTATTGGg CAGGTTTGGATGCATCTGCTCAGACTACTTCTCATGAACTCACCATTCCAAACGAT tTGATTGGCTGCATAATCGGGCGTCAAGGCGCCAAAATCAATGAGATCCGTCAGATGTCTGGGGCGCAGATCAAAATTGCGAACCCAGTGGAAGGATCTACTGATAGGCAGGTTACCATCACTGGATCTGCTGCCAGCATTAGCCTGGCTCAATATCTAATCAATGTCAG TTTAGAAAACGCTAAACCCTCCTCCCAGGCAGCCTCCGTCACGATCCCCGATCACCTCAGCATCAACCTCTCTCAACCCTCcaccccttcttcttcttcttcctcctccaccaccaccccctcgcTCGCCACAGCGGGGACCTCCGACGCACCCTCCAGCCTCCCCAACCCTCTTCCGACCGCCCCTTGTGTCTCCAGTCTGCTTGGCATGAAACCCATCCCTCTCCTGGCTCTAAATGTTGTGTCTGCTGCTAAGGGTACCGGGGCTTcagctaccaccaccaccacctctgctGTGCCATGTGTAACTAACAAACTGAAAGGCGAGAAACAGAGATTCTCTCCCTACTGA
- the PCBP2 gene encoding poly(rC)-binding protein 2 isoform X10, with protein MDTGVIEGGLNVTLTIRLLMHGKEVGSIIGKKGESVKKMREESGARINISEGNCPERIITLAGPTNAIFKAFAMIIDKLEEDISSSMTNSTAASRPPVTLRLVVPASQCGSLIGKGGCKIKEIRESTGAQVQVAGDMLPNSTERAITIAGIPQSIIECVKQICVVMLETLSQSPPKGVTIPYRPKPSSSPVIFAGGQDRYSTGSDSASFPHTTPSMCLNPDLEGPPLELTKLHQLAMQQSHFPMTHGNTGFSAGLDASAQTTSHELTIPNDLIGCIIGRQGAKINEIRQMSGAQIKIANPVEGSTDRQVTITGSAASISLAQYLINVSLENAKPSSQAASVTIPDHLSINLSQPSTPSSSSSSSTTTPSLATAGTSDAPSSLPNPLPTAPCVSSLLGMKPIPLLALNVVSAAKGTGASATTTTTSAVPCVTNKLKGEKQRFSPY; from the exons ATGGACACCGGAGTGATTGAAGGTGGATTAAATGTCACTCTCACCATCCGGCTACTTATGCATGGAAAG GAAGTTGGCAGTATCATCGGAAAG AAAGGAGAATCAGTTAAGAAGATGCGCGAGGAG AGTGGTGCACGTATAAACATCTCAGAAGGGAATTGTCCTGAAAGGATTATCACTTTGGCTGGACCCACTAATGCCATCTTCAAAGCCTTTGCTATGATCATTGATAAACTGGAAGAG GACATCAGCAGCTCTATGACCAATAGCACAGCTGCCAGTAGACCCCCAGTCACCCTGAGGCTGGTGGTCCCTGCTAGTCAGTGTGGCTCTCTCATTGGGAAAGGTGGTTGCAAGATCAAGGAAATACGAGAG AGTACAGGGGCTCAGGTCCAAGTGGCAGGGGATATGCTCCCCAACTCAACTGAGCGGGCCATCACTATTGCTGGCATTCCGCAATCCATCATTGAGTGTGTGAAACAGATCTGCGTGGTTATGTTGGAG actcTCTCCCAGTCCCCCCCGAAGGGCGTGACCATCCCGTACCGGCCCAAGCCGTCCAGTTCTCCGGTCATCTTTGCAGGTGGTCAG GACAGGTACAGCACAGGCAGCGACAGTGCGAGCTTTCCCCACACCACCCCGTCCATGTGCCTCAACCCTGACCTGGAGGGACCACCTCTAGAG TTGACCAAGCTGCACCAGTTGGCAATGCAACAGTCTCATTTTCCCATGACGCATGGCAACACCGGATTCAGTG CAGGTTTGGATGCATCTGCTCAGACTACTTCTCATGAACTCACCATTCCAAACGAT tTGATTGGCTGCATAATCGGGCGTCAAGGCGCCAAAATCAATGAGATCCGTCAGATGTCTGGGGCGCAGATCAAAATTGCGAACCCAGTGGAAGGATCTACTGATAGGCAGGTTACCATCACTGGATCTGCTGCCAGCATTAGCCTGGCTCAATATCTAATCAATGTCAG TTTAGAAAACGCTAAACCCTCCTCCCAGGCAGCCTCCGTCACGATCCCCGATCACCTCAGCATCAACCTCTCTCAACCCTCcaccccttcttcttcttcttcctcctccaccaccaccccctcgcTCGCCACAGCGGGGACCTCCGACGCACCCTCCAGCCTCCCCAACCCTCTTCCGACCGCCCCTTGTGTCTCCAGTCTGCTTGGCATGAAACCCATCCCTCTCCTGGCTCTAAATGTTGTGTCTGCTGCTAAGGGTACCGGGGCTTcagctaccaccaccaccacctctgctGTGCCATGTGTAACTAACAAACTGAAAGGCGAGAAACAGAGATTCTCTCCCTACTGA